Proteins encoded together in one Bombiscardovia nodaiensis window:
- a CDS encoding aminotransferase: protein MQFSDRTGSRALNPIAQAQEEARRVGRKPISLNDSNPTRHGLGLPELGVYAAEPRGPLQARQALAEFLSTDGSSVDPDDLYLLSSTSQAYSWLIKLMCNPSDIVLEPRPGYPLIESIAQLECAQVRSYQLHYDGSWTLDLAQIRSILEGPQGERVRLLVLINPNNPTGSYIHPGEREQLLDLCREHDLAIIADEVFFDYPLEPLPGRKRLSGESRVLTFALDGFSKMLAAPQAKVGWIRVSGPGESVQEAKSRLDLIADDYLPMSQLIAQQIPELLAAVPAQTAKVGARCQSNLRVLTQALAAQGCPVSLLRPEGGWNVLLRFPSVIDENELVERLIRQYGYTGQPGYFFDMTSNGYMALSLLPEPVAFKAGLDAFLAAVDSFLGAQ from the coding sequence ATGCAGTTTTCGGATCGGACGGGTTCTCGGGCCTTGAACCCCATCGCTCAGGCCCAGGAAGAGGCCCGGCGAGTCGGCCGCAAGCCCATCTCCCTGAACGATTCGAACCCCACCCGCCACGGGCTGGGGCTGCCAGAGCTGGGAGTTTATGCTGCTGAGCCCAGAGGACCCTTACAGGCCCGGCAGGCGCTGGCAGAGTTTTTGAGCACAGACGGCAGCAGTGTTGACCCAGATGACCTCTACCTCTTGAGTTCTACCTCTCAGGCATACTCCTGGCTCATTAAACTCATGTGTAACCCCTCGGACATCGTTTTGGAACCCCGGCCCGGTTACCCCCTTATCGAGTCCATAGCCCAGCTCGAGTGCGCCCAGGTGCGCTCCTACCAGCTCCACTACGACGGATCGTGGACCCTTGACCTGGCGCAAATTCGCTCCATTCTTGAAGGGCCTCAAGGCGAGCGGGTGCGTCTGCTGGTGCTGATTAACCCCAACAACCCCACCGGCTCCTACATTCACCCCGGCGAGCGCGAGCAGCTGCTGGACTTGTGCCGGGAGCATGACCTGGCCATTATTGCCGACGAGGTCTTCTTTGACTACCCGCTTGAGCCCTTGCCTGGCCGGAAGCGGCTATCTGGCGAGAGCAGGGTTCTCACCTTTGCCCTGGATGGCTTCTCAAAAATGCTGGCAGCCCCGCAGGCGAAAGTCGGCTGGATTCGAGTCTCTGGGCCAGGCGAATCCGTACAAGAGGCTAAGAGTCGGCTCGATCTCATTGCCGACGACTACCTGCCCATGAGCCAGCTGATTGCCCAGCAGATACCGGAGCTTTTAGCCGCCGTGCCAGCGCAGACAGCCAAGGTGGGGGCCCGCTGCCAGAGCAATTTGCGGGTACTGACCCAGGCGCTGGCGGCCCAGGGCTGCCCGGTCTCCCTGCTGAGGCCGGAGGGCGGGTGGAACGTGCTCCTGCGCTTTCCGTCGGTCATTGACGAAAACGAGCTCGTGGAGCGGCTGATTCGCCAGTATGGTTACACCGGCCAGCCCGGCTACTTCTTCGACATGACCTCCAACGGCTATATGGCGCTCTCCCTCCTGCCAGAGCCCGTTGCCTTCAAGGCTGGTCTGGATGCCTTCTTGGCCGCTGTGGACTCTTTCCTGGGCGCACAATAG